DNA from Armatimonadota bacterium:
CAGGCTGCCCGTATAGCTTCTCATCCACTATGCGCCGGAGTTCGCCGATCCACTTCTTGCCGCCGGGGGTGTTTAGCTGAGGCTCCCAGATTTCCGTGTACACGGAGCCTGGCCCCATTCCCACTACGTAGATGTTGTAGCCATCATGCTCCAGCTCCCGAGCCAGGGTGTCGGTAAGCCGCATCAGCGCTGCCTTCGAGCAGCCATATCCAGTGGCGCCTGGGAAAGGCGCCGACGAGCCTCCGCCGTCCATGTTTATTATCAACCCTGTGTTGCGCCCCATCATGTGCGGCAGGACAGCCCGGCAGCAGAGCATGGGGCCCAGGACGTTGTTTGTCATGTCCTGCCACCAGACATCTTCGTCCACTTCCCAGAGCGCCCCTATGGCCATGAATGTGGCTGCGTTATTGTACAGCACATCGATCTGGCCGAAGCGCTCCAGCGCCGCCCTGGCAACGTTCTCCACTTCATCCTTCTTGGTCACGTCCGCCCTGACCGCGAGCGCATGCCCACCTTCTCTTTCGACTAGCCCCACGGTCTCTCGAAGTCGGTCCTCCCGCCGAGCGCAGCAGACTACATTGGCTCCTTGCCTGGCATACTCTACAGCTATCGCGCGTCCGACCCCAGCACTCGATCCGGTAATGATGGCTGTTTTCCCCTGTAGATCCATATAAGCATCCGCCTTCCTGAAATAGAGATGTGCGTCTTCCGCGTCAGTGGGACTTTCCCGGGGGTGAATCAAGGTGCAGGTCCGGTGTCCCTTCTCCCGCATCCTGTTGCGTCCGCGCGAGCTTGCGATAGTGCTCACGCCTGGGCCACCAGGGTGCGAATCCGAAGCAGCATTCGCCGCGCCAGGATCGCTTCCCTGCGGCCAAAATGGACATCATCCGGAGTGACGTTTTTCAGCGCCTCGTGGTAGCGGCGCTGGGTGTCCCTATCAGCAACCCGTGACACCGGCCTCCCACTGGGCGGCCAGCCGGTAGGCTGTGGTTCGAGTATCGGGGAACAACCGGCGCTCGATGGCAAGCTCAGAAGCCCGTGAGAGCGGTCTCACGGGCGGTTGACAAGCACACGGAGCGCCAATACCTGGATGAAAGCCTGGGCCGGAAAGAACACCGCGCTTGTCAACGGCGCGCACGTCCAACCCGACCATGCACCCCGGCTGGTTCAGGGTCGTCTGGAGGTTCCCGCGTCTCAACCCGCAAGCCTGCCAAGATAGACGGCAACAATGGATAAGACGCGGATTCCCCGCGCGTAACCGGCGCCGTGACTGAGCGCGTGGTGCGACAGCGGAGGGCGGAGCCCCGTCCCCGCTTCCGCTCACTCGCGCAGCGGCTCGCCCAGGCTGATCACGGTCACGTAGGCCCGGGCACTCACGCCCCGCGGCGCATCGCACGCGAACTCCACCTGGTTCTCCCCTGCCGCGAGTTCGGGCGCCTCGCCCTGGGGCTGCACCTCGCAGATGAGCCCTCCGGCGGGGTCGTAGAGCTTGCAGTCCGACATCGAGCGGAACTCCAGGTAGCTCCCGGTCTTGATGTCAACGGGGAAGGTAATCGTCTTGCCGCCGATGCTCACCGCCGGGTGGTGCAGCGTCGTCTCCACCAGGGGCAGGCCCTTCACCGGGCCCAGGTAGCACGCGACGCGCTTGCCGGGCGGCAGGTTGTTGCACCACAGGCCCAGCGACGCCAGCTTGGCGTAGTCCACGTTGTTGCTGTACATCGCGAAGGCGCCGCCGTACGGCCAGGAGTAGTCCTGGTAGCGTTCCCCCTCCGGCTCGATCAACTCGAAGTAGCGCCAGCCGGTGAACTCCACGGTGATGTAGTGATCGTGGATGCCATACGCCACGTACTCGGGGCTCCTCAATTGCAGGTTGAGCACCTCGCCATTACCGTCGCCGTACACCCACACGCCCAGTGCCCGGTTCTGGCTGAGGTCGAGCGGCGTCGCGAACTCCCGAACCATCTTGACCCACGACGACCTGCGATTACCGCGGTCGCTGGTCGCGGTGAAGCAGCCGCTCGCGGCGCTTTCCTTGACCTGCTCAGTCGAGGACTGCAGGTCGGCGGTGACGCCGGACTGGGCACCGCGGTCGGCGAACTCGCCGGGGCTGGCGAAGTCGGCCAGCGTCACATTGCCCGCCGCGTCGTAAGGGCCCGCGGCCAGCAGCGCCTCGATGCGCAGCTGCACGGGCTGCGGCCCGAACTTGTTGCCGACGCGCCACACGTTGCTCCAGCCGTTGATCCCCTCCACCTTGTGCCGCGCATACTCGGCCGGGCGCAACCGCCACCTCCCCTCCTCGTTGACCAGCGTGTAC
Protein-coding regions in this window:
- a CDS encoding SDR family oxidoreductase, with the protein product MREKGHRTCTLIHPRESPTDAEDAHLYFRKADAYMDLQGKTAIITGSSAGVGRAIAVEYARQGANVVCCARREDRLRETVGLVEREGGHALAVRADVTKKDEVENVARAALERFGQIDVLYNNAATFMAIGALWEVDEDVWWQDMTNNVLGPMLCCRAVLPHMMGRNTGLIINMDGGGSSAPFPGATGYGCSKAALMRLTDTLARELEHDGYNIYVVGMGPGSVYTEIWEPQLNTPGGKKWIGELRRIVDEKLYGQPEDCARASVELIRVICPEINGCVFGVETDFQEIAKRAKEIRERDLYQIRTKPDPIHSS